ATTAGTAGCTATGGCTGCATCTATGCAATTTCTTTATTATAAAATTAAATGGTCTGCAGAGAATAAAATTTACGACTTAAAGATGGTAACTATTTGGGCTTTTCATGGCATTATTACTGTTTCAATAGATTACTTTTTATATGCATATAGTTAAAAGAGTACGTTTTTATTAAGTAGATCAGAATGCTTTCGACACAATCAACGGGTATCGGCAGGACGACGTTGGGATTTGGTAGCTATGGCTATGAGCCCAAACTACGGCAAAGCGGTATTCTCGCGAGACCCACGGCGATTTTGCCGGGCAGTATGTCGACAAACATGCGGGGGTTTCAGGCCGTGGGCGCGCAGGTAGTCAATGCGCCGTCGATTGGTTTTGCCATGGGGATGAATTCATCGCTGCTTGAAAGCGCGAGTTCTGAGCAACTGTTTTGTAATGAGGAAGTCAACCCCGACAACAATGAATGCTACGGCATCTCCACGGTATCGGGATTACAACGCGCCGCCGCTCAGGGGCAAAAGATTTATCAAATCGACCAAAACAACCGTGAACAGTTGGCAAACATCCGCACCAGTGATGAGAATATGGCAAACGACATCCAAAAAGCGATTAACTCAGGTGGTTATGTCATCGTCCCTGAAAAAGCCGTCGATGGCGTAGGCCGCAGTGCAATTTACGTCTACATGACGCATAATGCACAAACAGGCAATCAAAGCTGGAAAATCAGCGGTGGGTTGAATGGTGGTGATTTTCAACTAGACCAAGATTTAAATTTTTCTGTGCAAGGAGAGCAATTTCAACTTATATCATTGTTAGTGCCAGAAGAAGCTGAAGAACCAACTCGTGATGTGCTTGTGGAGATGTTGAAAGATGTTAAGCATATAGGGAAAATTCTTGTATTCTTGAATTATGCTCTGACCTTTCTTGATCTGGAGAAAAAATATGAAGCCCTCATTAGCGCAGGCTGTAGCAAAAAAACGGCATTAAAGAACGTTGCTTCGTACATGGGATGGACTATTATTATTTCATCACTCTTGATCTTTGTAGGGCTAAGAGGAGGGAAGATAGGTGCCCTCATAGGGGCTTTCATCGGCGCGTTTGTTTCTCAACAAATTGTCAACGAGCTCTTATATCCTGACGATTTGCGGCAATGCAGAAGAGAGGATGATTAAATGATTGAAAAAATAAATAAAAAAATATTCTATCAGGAAAATATTGCTGTGGGAAGTCTAACAAATAGTCGAAAAAAAGATATGGTTATTTATTTAACACTACTCTATTCGGTATTGGTCATTCCGTATGCTTTGTTTTCATTAAAGCGCTATTTTGAATTAACAATTAATACTCATTTAATAATGTTTTTATCGGTTACGCCCCTAGTGATAGCGTTAATCTATTCGCCAATCAGGAACTACACAATATTGAGAGATATTCACTGCCCTAATTGTAAAAATAGTATTGCTAAATTAAGAACAAAGAAAGTTGTTTCTCATTGCATCCAAAAGAATCAATGCCCACATTGTGAAACAGATATTTTCGTCAATGATATACTGGATGAACGTAAAAAACTAAATGGTGCCGATTTTCCTCCTCCGATTAAATCCTTTGTAGATGATGTAATTGCTGTTTTAATATTACTAAGCGTCCCTACATTGCTCTGGTATTTAGGCAACAAAATAGATTATGATGGCTACTACTTCAACGATATTAAAATCTTAATAGTATTTTCATCTATGTTGGCATGGTTTTATTTTAGTAGTCAAAAACTGCTTTCCAAACACATTTGTCCTCATTGTGGCGGTTCTTTATTTAGTATGTTTATTAGGCAAACACAGCAAACAAAAAACTGTGCTTTATGCGGAATAAGAATCATCAAGTGAGTCTGAGTTTGTTTTTTAGTCAATTAGCCCAATACCATCCACACAATCAACGGGTATTGGTAGAAATACACTGGGCTTTGGTAGTTATGGCTATGAACCCAAACTACGGCAAAGCGGTATTCTCGCAAGACCCACGGGGATTTTGCCGGGCAGCATGGCAACGAATATGCGCGTATTCTCTAGTGAGGGTTATCGCAATGTTAACGCCCCTTCGCTTAGCTTTGCGATGGGCATGAATACATCCCTACTTGAAAGCGCGATTTCTGAACAACTCTTTTGTAATGAGGAAGTCAACCCCGACAACGAAGAATGCTACGGCATCTCCACGGTATCGGGCTTGCAACGCGCCGCCGCTCAGGGACAAAAGATTTATCAAATCGACAAAAACAACCGTGACCAACTGGCTAACGTGCGTATGAGCGACGAAAATATGGCAGACGACATCAACAGAGCGATTAACTCAGGCGGGTATGTGATTGTGCCTGAAAAAGCCGTTGATGGCGTGGGTCGTGATGCCATTTACGTCTACATGACGTATAATGGACAAACAGGTAATCAAAGCTGGAAAATCAGCGGCGGGCTGAATGGAGCGATATTCACCATAATAAGTTACATATTTTTGGGGATTTCTCTGCTTGCCCTTGCTATGTCAGCCCCAGTAATAGCTTTTGTTGCAGGTTTCGCATCCCTGCTATTCGGCGTTTTAGCATTTCTTGAAGATTTACCTTGTCAGATACCTAGTCTCACAGACTTAGCAATAGGCATAACTATCGGTGTAGGTGTTATTGGGCTATTTGCGACCTCTGCCGTGGCGGTTGCTTTATTTGCAATAGGCTCAATTCTGCTCTCTCTTTTCTTTGAAAATATTGGTAAAGCAGTGTGCAATACAATAGAAGCAATAAGAAATAATCGGAGGCTATAAATGTGCTTCAAATGTCCGTCATGTGAAAAAAAACAACTATTTTTCAAAAGTTATCTAGAAAAAAAAGGATTTTTTAGACGAAAAAGAACATATGTTTGTAAATATTGCCAAGCAAACCTTAAATTACAGAAAAGACCGCTCAAAATTCGTTCTATTATCATATTGATATGGCTAATTTTTTATTTTATACTATGGTTTTTCTTCAGGTATTACTTCTCAAGTGAAGCAACTGTCTATTTTTTGCTTACTTTTGGGATGCTTGCCTTTGCTTTTTTAATCTGTTTAGTACATGAAATGGTGCTAATTAAAGAAAGTGATTAGCGTAAGCATATTTAGATAGTATTTTTAACACAATTAACAGGTATCGGTAGGGCGACGTTGGGCTTTGGTAGTTATGGCTATGAGCCTAAACTACGGCAAAGCGGTGTTCTCGCGAGACCCACGGGGATTTTACCGGGCAGTATGGCGACGAATATGCGGGGCTTTCAGACCGTGGGGGCGCAAACGGCCAACGCGCCATCGATTGGCTTTGCGATGGGCATGAATTCATCGCTGCTTGAAAGCGCGATTTCTGAGCAACTGTTTTGTAATGAGGAAGTCAACCCCGACAACAATGAATGCTATGGCATCTCCACGGTATCGGGATTACAACGCGCCGCCGCGCAGGGGCAAAAGATTTATCAAATTGATAAAAACAACCGTGACCAATTGGCAAACATCCGCACCAGTGATGAGAATATGGCAAACGACATACAAAAAGCGATTAACTCAGGCGGTTATGTCATTGTCCCTGAAAAAGCCGTTGATGGCGTAGGCCGTAATGCAATTTACGTATACATGACATATAATGACCAAACAGGCAATCAAAGCTGGAAAATCAGCGGCGGACTGAATGGGGCAATTGCTAAGATACTCGGCGTAATTAGTGATTTAGCCACTTTATACACAAGCCTAATTGATGGAGATGTTGACATCATTGATTTGTTAGAAAAGCCGAAGGTAAAGAAGATATTTCAAAGCCTTGGAAGAGCTTTAACCATGTTTGGCATTATGATTGACTTTTTAGAACTACTCGATCAATGTGGACCTATTATTGCCTCCTTGATTGCTGGTTGGTTAGCAACAGTAGGATTTTTAATGACGCAGTTTTCGCTTTTCTTGCTAGGAGGGTTTGTGGGCGTTATGGCCGCGATACTTGCCATGGTGATGATTAGTGCTTTTGTTATTCCAATGATACTTAATGAGTTTAGGGAATTGGCATCAGGTTTATTGTGCTCAGCTTCACGTCAAACAAGAAGAAATAAATTTTATGCTTGATAAGGAAAAAATAAAGTCAAATTCATTTAGTACATTATTTATTGTTTCGATTAATGTTATATTGTTTCAGGGAAGCGCGATTATGTTTATGTTTGATCATAGGTTTAATCTGTCTATTTTTGAATCTGCATTAGCTTTTTTACTATCTGTAACTTTTCACTATGCATATGCAAAAACAAAGCATTATATAGAAGATTGTAAAGTGAGCGACTATCATGACTTTCTAAAATCACAAACTGTTATGGCAGGTTTTTTCTTTATCTACTGTTTGACATTCTTGGTTATTATATACATTTTAAGAAACTGGATTAATTAAAAAATCCTAATTCGCAAGCCACATGAGCGACGAAAACATGGCAGACGACATCCCTACTTGAAAGCGCGATTTCTGAACAACTCTTTTGTAATGAAGAGGTCAATCCCGACAACAATGAATGCTACGGCATCTCCACGGTATCGGGATTACAACGCGCCGCCGCACAAGGGCAAAAGATTTATCAAATTGACAAAAACAACCGTGACCAACTGGCTAACGTGCGTACTAGCGGCGAAGATATGGCAGCTGATATGCTAAAGGCGATTAATTCAGGCGGTTATGTGATTGTCCCTGAAAAAGCCGTTGATGGCGTGGGTCGCAGTGCAATTTATGTATACATGACGTATAATGCGCAAACAGGTAGCCAAGCATGGAAAATCAGCGGCGGATTGAATGGGGCAGTTGCTAAAATACTCTGCGTAATTAGTGATTTAGCTAGTTTATACACAAGCCTAATTGATGGAAATGTTGACATCATTGATTTGTTAGAAAAGCCGAAGGTAAAAAAGATATTTGATCGCCTCGGAAAGGCGTTAGCTATATTTGGTGTTATGGTTGATTTTTTAGATTTATTGGAACAATGCGGGCCGATTTTAGCCGTGAGCATTGCTGGTTGGCTGGCATCCATTAGCTTTCTAATGACACAGTTTTCGCTTTTCTTGCTAGGAGGGTTTGTGGGCGTTATGGCCGCGATACTTGCCATGGTGATGATTAGTGCTTTTATTATTCCAATGGTGCTCAATGAATTGAAAAAATTTGCTTCTGGTTTATTGTGCTCAGCTTCACGTCAAACAAGAAGAAATAAATTTTATGCTTGATAAATTTAAAGAAAAAATACAAGCAATTTCATTTGGTGCACTGTTTACTTTTTCGCTTATTACTTTTTTATTTCAGGGAAGTGCGATTATGATCATGCTTGACCCTGCTAAAAATTATTCTATTTTTGAATCTACACTAATTTTTGCGCTATCGGTGCTTTTTCATTATGCATACGCAAAAACAAAGTATTATAATGTGGAGTATGAAGTTAGTGATGGTCGAGACTGGCGGATTCCAACAGGCGTTATGCTGGGCTTTTTCTCCACTTACTGCCTAACATTGTTGATTATTATTTACATTCTGAGAAATTGGATTTATTGAATATAGTTAATTGTTCTACTCTACAGCTCGCGAGCCTCACCCGTGATGATGTTTTGGGGGATTTGGTATATACTGGTGGTTTAGGGTATTTTGCGCAACTTCACAGCATGGATAGAATGCTTTCGACACAATCAACCGATATCGGTAGGATGACGTTGGGCTTTGGTAGCTATGGCTATGAGCCCAAACTACGGCAAAGCCCCTAAAGCTGCAAAGTCCATAAAATCCACAACGCCCTGATTATTTTATTGATTAATCGTGTTTAGGTAGTCGATGGCGGCTGGGTAGCCTTGGGTGGCTGCCGCATTCACCCATTTTAGCCCGTGCTCAACGTCTCTTTCGGTGCCTTGACCATCAATGTGCGCCATGCCGACGGCGAATATCGCCGGGACAAATCCCCGATCAGCGGCGGCGCGGTATAGCTTTAACGCGGCAGTTTTGTTTTGTAAAATGCCACCTAAGCCACGGGCATGCATTGCACCAAGGTTATACAGTGCTTCGCTATGGCCTTGTTCGGCGGCGCGAGTGAACCAGTTGCGTGCGATTTCGTAATCTTGTTCGATGCCTTGGCCGTGGTAACGGGCAATGCCCATGTTAAACTGGGCAGGGGCGTATCCTGCTGCTGCGGCTTCT
This genomic stretch from Ostreibacterium oceani harbors:
- a CDS encoding prepilin peptidase; the protein is MIEKINKKIFYQENIAVGSLTNSRKKDMVIYLTLLYSVLVIPYALFSLKRYFELTINTHLIMFLSVTPLVIALIYSPIRNYTILRDIHCPNCKNSIAKLRTKKVVSHCIQKNQCPHCETDIFVNDILDERKKLNGADFPPPIKSFVDDVIAVLILLSVPTLLWYLGNKIDYDGYYFNDIKILIVFSSMLAWFYFSSQKLLSKHICPHCGGSLFSMFIRQTQQTKNCALCGIRIIK